One Streptomyces sp. B21-105 genomic region harbors:
- a CDS encoding metal-sensitive transcriptional regulator encodes MTTTEADAEALSAPDPLTPATPEHPEVPEQQDDAEQPEHGKDADAEHADAEHADAEHPAGAVHGYHEQKAEHLKRLRRIEGQIRGLQRMVDADTYCIDILTQVSASTKALQSFALQLLEEHLRHCVADAALKGGDEIDEKVEEATKAIARLLRT; translated from the coding sequence ATGACGACCACCGAGGCCGACGCGGAAGCCCTCTCGGCCCCAGACCCGCTCACCCCTGCCACCCCGGAACACCCGGAAGTCCCCGAACAGCAGGACGACGCCGAACAGCCGGAGCACGGCAAGGACGCGGACGCCGAGCACGCGGACGCCGAGCACGCGGACGCCGAGCATCCGGCCGGAGCCGTGCACGGCTACCACGAGCAGAAGGCCGAACACCTCAAGCGCCTGCGCCGCATCGAGGGCCAGATCCGCGGCCTGCAGCGCATGGTCGACGCGGACACCTACTGCATCGACATACTCACCCAGGTGTCCGCCTCCACCAAGGCCCTGCAGTCCTTCGCCCTGCAGCTCCTGGAGGAACACCTGCGGCACTGCGTCGCCGACGCGGCCCTCAAGGGCGGCGACGAGATCGACGAGAAGGTGGAAGAGGCGACGAAGGCGATCGCCCGCCTACTGCGCACCTGA
- a CDS encoding FAD-binding oxidoreductase, whose product MERRTFIAGGTAAFATAVTACTANGGRSGRTTALTTTSVSAPANWAALARGLDGTLVRPGEASWAAARQLYNTRFDNLRPAAVAYVAHADDIRAVMAYARAHRIKAAIRNGGHSYGGWSSGDGRLIIDVSKLNRVRASGGSAVVGAGSKLIDVYRALAAKGVTIPAGSCPTVGVSGLVLGGGHGVVSRAYGLTCDSLTRATIITADGKQLTADATRNTALFWALRGAGNGNFGVVTELEFRTHPAPQAVTGYLTWPWSKAAAVVKAWQEWGPAQPDEIWSSLHVANAPGGTPTISVAAFCIGTYGQLQNAVDRLTDRVGAPATNVSLRRRTYEEAMEIYAGCSSFTSDAQCHLPGSTPGRSPQGALGRETYAARSDFFDVSLSAAGIQTLLRQITSVRGGSGSIALTALGGAVNRVSPLATAFVHRRSRMLAQYIASWRAGTAGTAAQSWLNTAHRAMAPYASGAAYQNYADPALTNWRKAYYGDALPRLTRLKQHYDPNGFFTYPQAL is encoded by the coding sequence ATGGAACGGCGTACGTTCATCGCGGGCGGCACGGCCGCGTTCGCGACGGCAGTGACCGCGTGCACGGCGAACGGCGGCAGGTCCGGACGGACGACGGCGCTCACTACGACCAGCGTCTCCGCCCCCGCGAACTGGGCCGCCCTGGCCCGCGGCCTGGACGGCACGCTGGTCCGCCCCGGCGAGGCCTCCTGGGCGGCGGCCCGGCAGCTCTACAACACCCGCTTCGACAACCTCAGGCCCGCGGCGGTGGCCTACGTCGCCCACGCCGACGACATCCGTGCGGTCATGGCCTACGCCCGCGCCCACCGGATCAAGGCCGCGATCCGCAACGGCGGCCACTCTTACGGCGGCTGGTCCTCCGGCGACGGCCGGCTGATCATCGACGTCTCCAAGCTGAACCGGGTCCGGGCGAGCGGCGGCTCGGCGGTGGTCGGCGCGGGCTCCAAGCTGATCGACGTCTACCGGGCGCTGGCGGCTAAGGGCGTGACGATCCCCGCGGGCTCCTGCCCGACCGTCGGCGTCTCCGGCCTCGTCCTGGGCGGCGGCCACGGCGTCGTCTCCCGCGCCTACGGCCTGACCTGCGACAGCCTCACCCGCGCCACGATCATCACCGCGGACGGCAAACAGCTCACCGCCGACGCGACGAGGAACACCGCCCTCTTCTGGGCCCTGCGCGGCGCCGGCAACGGCAACTTCGGCGTCGTCACGGAGCTGGAGTTCAGGACGCACCCCGCGCCCCAGGCGGTGACGGGCTACCTCACCTGGCCCTGGTCGAAGGCGGCCGCGGTGGTGAAGGCGTGGCAGGAGTGGGGCCCGGCCCAGCCCGACGAGATCTGGTCCTCCCTCCACGTGGCGAACGCCCCCGGCGGCACCCCCACCATCTCCGTCGCCGCGTTCTGCATCGGCACGTACGGCCAGCTGCAGAACGCCGTCGACCGCCTCACGGACCGGGTGGGCGCCCCCGCGACGAACGTGTCCCTGCGCCGACGCACGTACGAGGAGGCGATGGAGATCTACGCCGGCTGCTCGTCCTTCACCTCGGACGCCCAGTGCCACCTGCCGGGCTCCACGCCGGGCCGCTCCCCGCAGGGCGCGCTGGGCCGGGAGACGTACGCGGCCCGCTCGGACTTCTTCGACGTCTCGCTCTCGGCGGCCGGCATCCAGACCCTGCTGAGGCAGATCACATCGGTGCGGGGCGGCTCGGGCAGCATCGCGCTGACGGCGCTGGGCGGCGCGGTGAACCGGGTCTCGCCGCTGGCCACCGCCTTCGTCCACCGCCGCTCACGCATGCTGGCCCAGTACATCGCGTCCTGGCGGGCCGGCACGGCGGGGACGGCGGCGCAGTCCTGGCTGAACACCGCCCACCGCGCGATGGCCCCGTACGCCTCGGGCGCGGCCTACCAGAACTACGCGGACCCGGCCCTGACGAACTGGCGCAAGGCCTACTACGGCGACGCGCTGCCCCGCCTGACGCGGCTGAAGCAGCACTACGACCCCAACGGCTTCTTCACCTACCCCCAGGCCCTCTGA
- a CDS encoding phosphatase PAP2 family protein has translation MAGLAESGSNPDVDLLYDINGLAKDAPHWFDRIVEFVGEYGLLFAMMLLIVACWWGVRRRPGTAEEAASSVAALVWAPLAAAVAVLVNVPIRGFVERPRPFRDHQGLEVLVSGKTDYSFVSDHATLTMAMAVGLFVANRKFGLVGIGVALLEGFCRVYMGVHYPTDVVGGFALGTAVALLLSPVASMLLTPVLRAVDRSPRMGWLVRSRSARAGDREGLARGARTGVAAEERDLAA, from the coding sequence ATGGCTGGACTCGCCGAATCCGGGTCGAACCCCGACGTCGACCTGCTTTATGACATCAACGGGCTGGCCAAGGACGCCCCGCACTGGTTCGACCGCATCGTCGAGTTCGTCGGTGAGTACGGGCTGTTGTTCGCCATGATGCTGCTGATCGTGGCGTGCTGGTGGGGAGTGCGCCGCCGGCCGGGCACCGCCGAGGAGGCCGCCTCCTCCGTGGCCGCCCTGGTGTGGGCGCCGCTCGCCGCCGCCGTCGCCGTGCTGGTGAACGTGCCGATAAGGGGGTTCGTCGAGCGGCCGCGGCCCTTCCGCGATCACCAGGGCCTCGAGGTGCTCGTCTCGGGCAAGACCGACTACTCGTTCGTGAGCGACCACGCCACCCTCACCATGGCCATGGCCGTGGGGCTCTTCGTCGCCAACCGGAAGTTCGGGCTCGTCGGGATAGGGGTCGCCCTGCTCGAGGGATTCTGCCGGGTCTACATGGGCGTGCACTACCCGACCGACGTGGTCGGCGGGTTCGCGCTCGGCACCGCCGTGGCGCTGCTGCTGTCGCCGGTCGCCTCCATGCTGCTCACCCCGGTGCTGAGGGCCGTCGACCGGTCGCCCCGGATGGGGTGGCTGGTGCGCAGCCGTTCGGCTCGGGCCGGCGATCGCGAAGGGCTCGCCCGCGGCGCCCGGACCGGGGTCGCCGCGGAGGAGCGGGATCTCGCCGCCTGA
- a CDS encoding C40 family peptidase, which translates to MTVRKAWIVAGALAGAGLSFVMLLVVGVYVVAGNIVNGVGGKSVGLAKGAVPAAYQTLVQKWGNHCPAINPALLAAQLYQESGFNPNAKSPAKAEGIAQFIPGTWATHGVDGDGDGDRDVWDPNDAIPSAASYDCALAKYVKSVPGDPTHNMLAAYNAGPDAVIKYGGVPPYSETRTYVKTITTLEKSFAAPVSRVDPSKQAAGAIYFAQKKLGTPYLWGGNGTADQGGRFDCSGLTKAAYESVGITLPRVANDQYNAGPHPKRSELLPGDLVFFSTDLNNSRAIHHVGMYVGGGYMIDAPYTGAVIRFDPIDTAEYFGATRVTEDGAKALPTTV; encoded by the coding sequence TTGACGGTGCGTAAGGCGTGGATCGTGGCGGGTGCCCTGGCCGGGGCGGGGCTCAGCTTCGTGATGCTGCTCGTCGTCGGCGTGTACGTCGTCGCAGGGAACATCGTCAACGGCGTGGGCGGCAAGAGCGTGGGGCTGGCCAAGGGGGCCGTGCCGGCCGCGTACCAGACGCTCGTGCAGAAGTGGGGAAACCACTGCCCGGCGATCAATCCCGCGCTGCTCGCCGCGCAGCTGTACCAGGAGAGCGGATTCAACCCCAACGCCAAGAGCCCGGCGAAGGCGGAGGGAATAGCTCAGTTCATCCCCGGAACCTGGGCCACGCACGGCGTCGACGGCGACGGCGACGGCGACCGTGACGTGTGGGATCCGAATGACGCGATTCCATCGGCGGCGTCGTACGACTGCGCCCTCGCGAAGTACGTCAAGTCGGTCCCCGGCGACCCCACGCACAACATGCTCGCCGCCTACAACGCGGGACCGGACGCGGTCATCAAATACGGGGGGGTGCCCCCGTACAGCGAGACGCGGACCTACGTGAAGACGATCACGACGCTCGAGAAGTCCTTCGCTGCTCCCGTTTCTCGGGTGGATCCGTCGAAGCAGGCCGCCGGGGCCATCTACTTCGCGCAGAAGAAGCTCGGCACGCCCTATCTGTGGGGTGGGAACGGCACCGCTGACCAGGGGGGACGGTTCGACTGCTCCGGGCTGACCAAGGCCGCCTACGAGAGCGTCGGGATCACCCTGCCCCGGGTCGCCAACGACCAGTACAACGCCGGGCCGCATCCGAAGCGGAGCGAGTTGCTGCCGGGGGACCTGGTGTTCTTCTCCACCGATCTCAACAATTCGCGGGCCATCCACCACGTCGGGATGTACGTGGGGGGCGGGTACATGATCGACGCGCCCTACACGGGGGCCGTCATCCGGTTCGACCCCATCGACACCGCCGAGTACTTCGGAGCCACCCGGGTCACCGAAGATGGCGCGAAAGCGCTCCCGACGACGGTGTGA
- a CDS encoding serine/threonine protein kinase codes for MDVLKAQDPARIGAHTLLARLGAGGMGQVYLGRSPGGRLVAIKVIRDEIVDHPEALARFRREVETVRAVRSAYTANLIDASLDTAPYWLATEYVAGPTLGGAVRERGPMPSDSARRLLAALAEALASVHAYGVTHRDLKPQNVILSPQGPLLIDFGIARGAADTALTQTGLAPGTPGYTAPEVLISNQVGAAADVFALGATLAYAVTGRPPFGSGPTHAVSYRVVHEDIDLGGVEPELAELIQDCVAKDPDQRPGPAEVIARCAVTSALAEDPFYVRLTSDVEAVPQDLQSARAAGLVPPGHGAPTPPAYAPTVGPGYVPTALPGYVPTHAPLAPTAASEQRRSRRTPWIVALAVALVVGTGTAVTLKVLDGNRAGGTGSGASPSASPTASAVSQKAPEYILNDRVSRDRWTLSTEPADAAHGIGKCAQIGAVSAPKELQYGVDDVDDPDSPTVADRARITFRFKYAELEDKKPAPYYVSVGVKPPHEIDADTGKPYAVMMESKNIGYTSKPVDIYEHWKDGGFVELTYPDDFRSHLSAVKSDPSIPVVNDPGDWTAVIYHVKSSPTDYESIGCTGFRVGNS; via the coding sequence GTGGACGTACTGAAGGCTCAGGACCCTGCGCGGATAGGCGCGCACACGCTTCTCGCGAGGCTCGGCGCGGGTGGCATGGGGCAGGTCTACCTCGGGCGCTCGCCCGGTGGACGGCTCGTCGCGATCAAGGTCATCCGGGACGAGATCGTCGACCACCCGGAAGCGCTGGCACGGTTCCGGCGCGAAGTCGAGACGGTGCGGGCGGTCCGCAGCGCGTACACCGCCAACCTCATCGACGCCTCCCTCGACACGGCGCCTTATTGGCTGGCGACGGAGTATGTGGCCGGGCCGACCCTGGGCGGCGCGGTGCGGGAGCGGGGACCGATGCCCTCGGACAGTGCGCGGAGGCTGCTCGCCGCTCTGGCCGAAGCGCTGGCGAGCGTCCACGCGTACGGAGTGACCCATCGGGACCTCAAACCGCAGAACGTGATCCTCTCGCCGCAGGGGCCGCTGCTCATCGACTTCGGCATCGCCCGAGGGGCCGCCGACACGGCCCTGACGCAGACCGGACTCGCGCCGGGGACACCCGGGTACACCGCACCCGAGGTACTGATCAGCAATCAGGTGGGAGCGGCCGCGGACGTGTTCGCACTCGGGGCGACGCTGGCCTACGCCGTGACGGGACGTCCGCCGTTCGGGTCGGGGCCCACGCATGCGGTGTCGTACCGCGTGGTGCACGAGGACATCGACCTCGGCGGGGTCGAGCCGGAACTGGCCGAACTCATACAGGACTGCGTGGCCAAAGACCCCGATCAGCGTCCCGGGCCGGCCGAGGTGATCGCCCGCTGCGCGGTGACCTCCGCGCTCGCCGAGGATCCGTTCTACGTTCGTCTCACCAGCGACGTCGAGGCCGTGCCGCAGGACCTCCAGTCAGCCAGGGCGGCGGGACTGGTCCCGCCGGGGCACGGAGCGCCGACACCGCCGGCCTACGCGCCGACCGTGGGGCCCGGGTACGTGCCGACGGCCCTCCCCGGATACGTGCCCACCCACGCGCCCTTGGCGCCGACGGCCGCTTCGGAACAGCGACGGTCGCGTCGCACGCCGTGGATCGTTGCCCTCGCGGTCGCCCTGGTCGTGGGGACGGGCACCGCCGTGACGCTGAAGGTGCTGGACGGGAACAGGGCGGGGGGGACGGGCAGCGGCGCGTCGCCCTCGGCGTCTCCCACCGCGAGCGCCGTGTCGCAAAAGGCGCCGGAGTACATCCTGAACGACCGCGTCTCCCGAGATCGCTGGACCCTGTCGACGGAGCCGGCCGATGCCGCGCACGGTATCGGCAAGTGCGCCCAGATCGGCGCGGTCAGTGCGCCGAAGGAACTTCAGTACGGGGTGGACGACGTCGACGATCCGGACTCCCCCACCGTCGCCGACCGAGCGAGAATCACCTTCCGCTTCAAGTACGCGGAGCTCGAGGACAAGAAGCCGGCCCCGTACTACGTCTCGGTGGGCGTGAAACCGCCGCACGAGATCGACGCCGACACGGGCAAGCCGTACGCGGTGATGATGGAGAGCAAGAACATCGGCTACACGAGCAAGCCGGTGGACATCTACGAGCACTGGAAGGACGGCGGGTTCGTCGAGCTGACCTACCCCGACGACTTCCGCAGCCACCTCTCCGCCGTCAAGTCCGATCCGTCGATCCCCGTGGTCAACGACCCGGGTGACTGGACCGCCGTCATCTATCACGTCAAGAGCAGCCCGACCGACTACGAGAGCATCGGTTGCACCGGATTCCGGGTGGGAAACTCATAG
- a CDS encoding carbonic anhydrase, translating into MNPEDAPHRSVQHPPASAATARRALLRGLAGTATLGGFALAAAPASAAPRATASRHTSPRGTAPRPATADQALRELAAGNRRWRTYCERHPDETPAVRTSLTAGQQPFAVVLGCIDSRVPPELVFDQGLGDLMTVRSAGEVLDEAVLGSVAYGVLELGIPLVMVLGHQSCGAVKAAVQADRSGERLPAHIQYLADQISPAIDRTKDGDARVDSTIDANIRAVRSRLAAEPDLAAKISAGELAVVGARYELTTQLVHPIA; encoded by the coding sequence GTGAACCCTGAAGACGCCCCCCACAGATCCGTACAGCACCCTCCGGCCTCCGCCGCCACCGCCCGCCGCGCGCTGCTGCGCGGCCTCGCCGGCACGGCGACACTGGGCGGCTTCGCCCTCGCGGCGGCCCCCGCCTCCGCCGCCCCCCGCGCGACCGCCTCGCGCCACACCTCCCCGCGCGGTACCGCGCCCCGGCCCGCCACCGCCGACCAGGCGCTGCGGGAACTCGCCGCGGGCAACCGGCGCTGGCGCACCTACTGCGAGCGCCATCCGGACGAGACGCCCGCGGTCCGGACGAGCCTGACGGCCGGTCAGCAGCCCTTCGCCGTGGTCCTCGGCTGCATCGACTCGCGCGTGCCACCCGAGCTGGTGTTCGACCAGGGCCTCGGCGATCTGATGACCGTCCGCAGCGCGGGCGAGGTCCTCGACGAGGCCGTTCTCGGCAGCGTGGCCTACGGAGTGCTGGAACTGGGGATACCGCTGGTCATGGTGCTCGGGCACCAGTCGTGCGGCGCGGTGAAGGCCGCGGTGCAGGCAGACCGGTCCGGTGAGCGGCTGCCCGCCCACATCCAGTACCTGGCGGACCAGATATCCCCGGCCATCGACCGCACGAAGGACGGCGACGCCCGCGTCGACTCGACCATCGACGCCAACATCCGGGCCGTCCGCTCACGTCTCGCCGCCGAGCCCGACCTCGCCGCGAAGATCTCCGCCGGCGAGCTGGCCGTCGTCGGCGCCCGCTACGAGCTCACCACCCAGCTCGTGCATCCCATCGCCTAG
- a CDS encoding trypsin-like serine peptidase yields MNRNALLGAVVLLAVTSASEAAADGGPGPLGVTAVAVATAQSAKVGALFAADDADVGRLAGGHVCTASVVHSPHRDLVVTAAHCLTNAEDVAFVPGYQDGEAPYGVWKVTRVFLPDGWTQGQDEDSDVAFAALEKPDGEGVEDVVGGNRFTPGTATGATPVTVTGYPSAKEAPIRCVNKPTVHTATQQRIACPGFSGGTSGSPWVNGYGEVVGILGGHEQGGSTDDVSYSVVLGPEAAALYREATSDSQEP; encoded by the coding sequence ATGAACAGAAACGCGCTGCTCGGTGCGGTCGTGCTGCTGGCCGTCACCTCCGCCTCCGAGGCGGCCGCCGACGGAGGGCCCGGGCCCCTCGGGGTGACGGCCGTCGCCGTGGCGACGGCGCAGTCCGCGAAGGTCGGCGCGCTGTTCGCGGCGGACGACGCGGACGTCGGCAGACTGGCCGGCGGGCACGTCTGCACGGCGTCCGTGGTGCACAGCCCGCACCGCGACCTGGTCGTCACGGCGGCGCACTGCCTGACGAACGCCGAGGACGTGGCGTTCGTCCCCGGCTACCAGGACGGCGAGGCCCCCTACGGGGTCTGGAAGGTCACGAGGGTCTTCCTGCCCGACGGGTGGACACAGGGGCAGGACGAGGACAGCGACGTGGCGTTCGCCGCGCTGGAGAAGCCGGACGGCGAGGGCGTCGAGGACGTGGTCGGCGGCAACCGGTTCACCCCGGGCACCGCCACGGGGGCCACGCCCGTCACCGTGACGGGCTACCCCAGCGCCAAAGAGGCGCCGATACGGTGCGTGAACAAACCCACCGTCCACACCGCCACCCAGCAGCGCATAGCCTGCCCCGGCTTCTCCGGCGGCACCAGCGGCAGCCCGTGGGTGAACGGCTACGGCGAGGTCGTCGGCATACTGGGCGGCCACGAGCAGGGCGGCTCCACGGACGACGTCTCGTACAGCGTGGTCCTGGGGCCGGAGGCCGCGGCGCTGTACCGGGAGGCGACCTCCGATTCCCAGGAGCCCTAG
- a CDS encoding S53 family peptidase, translating to MRTTTSPASPTSPATPVRSGRRGRAGASILGAAALVLAGLGTAAQANAAPAHTTPSKVTWAATPCATPKHKGDLTCNSFRVTGGTTAFQKARAADTGEAAAVTPKAAAAGPTGYGPSDLQDAYGLTGAASGNGSGETIAIVDAYDDPNAAADLAKYRSYYGLPACTVASGCFKKVSQTGSTTSLPSADSGWAEEESLDLDMASAVCPNCKILLVEATSASMANLGKAVNEAVTLGAKFVSNSYGGAESSSDTSYDTSYFKHAGVAITVSAGDEGYGAEYPASSRYVTSVGGTALSTSSNSRGWTEKVWNTSSTEGTGSGCSAYDAKPTWQTDTGCAKRTVSDVSAVADPATGVSVYDSYGVTAGWYTFGGTSASAPIIAAVYALAGTPGSSDYPAAYPYAAAGTSALNDVTSGSNGSCSSSASYLCTARSGYDGPTGLGTPEGTDAFTG from the coding sequence TTGCGTACGACGACTTCCCCCGCCTCCCCCACCTCCCCCGCCACCCCCGTCAGATCCGGCCGACGAGGCCGCGCCGGCGCCTCGATCCTCGGCGCCGCCGCCCTCGTACTCGCCGGACTCGGCACCGCGGCCCAGGCGAACGCGGCACCCGCCCACACGACGCCCTCGAAGGTCACCTGGGCGGCCACCCCCTGTGCCACCCCCAAGCACAAGGGTGACCTGACCTGCAACTCCTTCCGCGTCACCGGCGGCACCACCGCCTTCCAGAAGGCACGCGCCGCCGACACCGGCGAGGCCGCCGCCGTCACCCCGAAGGCGGCCGCCGCCGGCCCCACCGGCTACGGCCCGTCCGACCTCCAGGACGCCTACGGCCTGACCGGCGCCGCATCGGGCAACGGCTCCGGCGAGACCATCGCGATCGTCGACGCGTACGACGACCCGAACGCCGCCGCCGACCTCGCCAAGTACCGCTCCTACTACGGCCTTCCCGCCTGCACGGTGGCCAGCGGCTGCTTCAAGAAGGTGAGCCAGACCGGCTCGACGACCTCGCTGCCCTCCGCCGACAGCGGCTGGGCCGAGGAGGAGTCCCTGGACCTCGACATGGCCAGCGCGGTCTGCCCGAACTGCAAGATACTGCTCGTCGAGGCCACCTCCGCGTCCATGGCCAACCTCGGCAAGGCCGTGAACGAGGCCGTGACGCTGGGCGCGAAGTTCGTCTCCAACAGCTACGGCGGCGCCGAGTCCTCCTCGGACACCTCGTACGACACCTCGTACTTCAAGCACGCCGGCGTCGCCATCACCGTCAGCGCGGGCGACGAGGGCTACGGGGCCGAGTACCCGGCCTCCTCCAGGTACGTGACGTCCGTGGGCGGCACCGCCCTGTCCACGTCCTCGAACTCCCGCGGGTGGACCGAGAAGGTCTGGAACACCAGCTCCACCGAGGGCACCGGCTCGGGCTGCTCCGCCTACGACGCCAAGCCGACCTGGCAGACCGACACCGGCTGCGCCAAGCGCACCGTCTCCGACGTCTCGGCCGTGGCCGACCCGGCGACCGGCGTCTCCGTCTACGACTCCTACGGCGTCACCGCCGGCTGGTACACCTTCGGCGGCACCAGCGCCTCCGCGCCCATCATCGCCGCCGTATACGCCCTCGCCGGCACCCCCGGCAGCAGCGACTACCCGGCCGCCTACCCCTACGCGGCCGCCGGCACCTCCGCCCTGAACGACGTCACCAGCGGCAGCAACGGCTCCTGCTCCTCCAGCGCCTCCTACCTCTGCACCGCCCGCTCCGGCTACGACGGCCCCACCGGCCTCGGCACCCCCGAGGGGACGGACGCCTTCACCGGATGA
- a CDS encoding SCO6880 family protein, which produces MTTDSHVSHAITPRRTYLIGRARPNAIVGRNRETGEIALIVIGAFLGMMCGLLVPVLALRIVLLSGFPMLALAAVYVPYKHRTFYKWFEINRSYKRTLRRGTTYRSAASEAGTRLDGQEVEVVPPPGIGRISWLAAPFGPDEIAVLLHADRRTVTAAIEIEGPGVGLRDSEDQEALVDRFGTLLKHVANGDGFVTRLQILARTLPADPDAHAKDVAVRGDERSPDWLARSYDQLQSMVSTSSEQHRAYLVACMHYTRELAAEAHAMARAAHPRSGRKLDRDAGLAVVMARELTDICSRLQEADIRVRQPLGQGRLSSLVHSMYDPDHPIDHIQAMTRRNAWPAELDAMEPTYLQAKTRESSTRAPWCHATAWVKEWPMTPVGVNFLAPLLVHTPDVIRTVAVTMDLEPTEVAIERMLTEKTNDDAEASRAAKMNRTVDPRDVAAHSRLDQRGEDLASGAAGVNLVGYITVSSRNPEALARDKRTIRASAGKSYLKLEWCDREHHRAFVNTLPFATGIRR; this is translated from the coding sequence TTGACGACCGATTCCCACGTGTCCCACGCGATCACGCCCCGCCGTACATATCTGATCGGCCGCGCCCGGCCGAACGCGATCGTCGGCCGCAACCGCGAGACCGGCGAGATCGCGCTCATCGTCATCGGCGCGTTCCTCGGCATGATGTGCGGTCTCCTCGTCCCCGTCCTCGCCCTGCGCATCGTCCTGCTGAGCGGTTTCCCCATGCTCGCGCTGGCCGCGGTGTACGTGCCGTACAAGCACCGCACCTTCTACAAGTGGTTCGAGATCAACCGCAGCTACAAGCGCACCCTCCGCCGGGGCACCACGTACCGCTCGGCGGCCTCGGAGGCCGGCACCCGCCTGGACGGCCAGGAGGTCGAGGTCGTCCCCCCGCCGGGCATCGGCCGCATCAGCTGGCTGGCCGCCCCCTTCGGCCCCGACGAGATCGCCGTCCTCCTGCACGCGGACCGCCGCACGGTGACCGCGGCCATCGAGATCGAGGGCCCGGGCGTCGGCCTGCGCGACAGCGAGGACCAGGAAGCCCTCGTCGACCGCTTCGGCACCCTCCTCAAGCACGTGGCCAACGGCGACGGCTTCGTCACCCGGCTGCAGATACTCGCCCGCACCCTCCCCGCCGACCCCGACGCCCACGCCAAGGACGTCGCCGTCCGCGGGGACGAGAGGTCGCCCGACTGGCTGGCCCGCTCCTACGACCAGCTCCAGTCCATGGTGTCCACCAGCAGCGAGCAGCACCGCGCCTACCTCGTCGCCTGCATGCACTACACCCGTGAACTGGCCGCCGAGGCCCACGCGATGGCCCGCGCCGCCCACCCGCGGTCGGGCCGCAAGCTGGACCGTGACGCCGGCCTCGCCGTCGTCATGGCCCGCGAGCTGACGGACATCTGCTCCCGCCTCCAGGAGGCGGACATCCGCGTCCGCCAGCCGCTCGGCCAGGGCCGGCTGTCCTCCCTCGTCCACTCCATGTACGACCCGGACCACCCCATCGACCACATCCAGGCCATGACCAGGCGCAACGCCTGGCCGGCCGAGCTGGACGCCATGGAGCCGACGTACCTCCAGGCCAAGACCCGCGAATCGTCCACCCGCGCCCCCTGGTGCCACGCCACGGCCTGGGTGAAGGAATGGCCGATGACCCCGGTCGGCGTCAACTTCCTGGCCCCCCTGCTGGTCCACACCCCGGACGTCATCCGCACGGTCGCCGTCACCATGGACCTCGAACCCACCGAGGTCGCCATCGAGCGCATGCTCACGGAGAAGACGAACGACGACGCGGAGGCCAGCCGCGCCGCCAAGATGAACCGGACCGTCGACCCGCGCGACGTCGCCGCCCACTCCCGCCTCGACCAGCGCGGCGAGGACCTGGCGTCCGGCGCGGCCGGCGTGAACCTGGTCGGCTACATCACGGTCTCCTCCCGCAATCCCGAGGCGCTCGCCCGCGACAAGCGGACGATCAGGGCGTCGGCCGGCAAGTCGTACCTGAAGCTGGAGTGGTGCGACCGGGAGCACCACCGTGCGTTCGTGAACACCCTCCCGTTCGCCACCGGAATCCGAAGGTAG